In a genomic window of Streptomyces noursei ATCC 11455:
- a CDS encoding tRNA-dependent cyclodipeptide synthase has translation MLAGLVPAPDHGMREEILGDRSRLIRQRGEHALIGISAGNSYFSQKNTVMLLQWAGQRFERTDVVYVDTHIDEMLIADGRSAQEAERSVKRTLKDLRRRLRRSLESVGDHAERFRVRSLSELQETPEYRAVRERTDRAFEEDAEFATACEDMVRAVVMNRPGDGVGISAEHLRAGLNYVLAEAPLFADSPGVFSVPSSVLCYHIDTPITAFLSRRETGFRAAEGQAYVVVRPQELADAA, from the coding sequence ATGCTTGCAGGCTTAGTTCCCGCGCCGGACCACGGAATGCGGGAAGAAATACTTGGCGACCGCAGCCGATTGATCCGGCAACGCGGTGAGCACGCCCTCATCGGAATCAGTGCGGGCAACAGTTATTTCAGCCAGAAGAACACCGTCATGCTGCTGCAATGGGCCGGGCAGCGTTTCGAGCGCACCGATGTCGTCTATGTCGACACCCACATCGACGAGATGCTGATCGCCGACGGCCGCAGCGCGCAGGAGGCCGAGCGGTCGGTCAAACGCACGCTCAAGGATCTGCGGCGCAGACTCCGGCGCTCGCTGGAGAGCGTGGGCGACCACGCCGAGCGGTTCCGTGTCCGGTCCCTGTCCGAGCTCCAGGAGACCCCTGAGTACCGGGCCGTACGCGAGCGCACCGACCGGGCCTTCGAGGAGGACGCCGAATTCGCCACCGCCTGCGAGGACATGGTGCGGGCCGTGGTGATGAACCGGCCCGGTGACGGCGTCGGCATCTCCGCGGAACACCTGCGGGCCGGTCTGAACTACGTGCTGGCCGAGGCCCCGCTCTTCGCGGACTCGCCCGGAGTCTTCTCCGTCCCCTCCTCGGTGCTCTGCTACCACATCGACACCCCGATCACGGCGTTCCTGTCCCGGCGCGAGACCGGTTTCCGGGCGGCCGAGGGACAGGCGTACGTCGTCGTCA
- the albB gene encoding albonoursin biosynthesis protein AlbB, which yields MNPGETVLPPQLREEIALLAVYLLSSGRGLLEEPADYGIYRCTDGARRALQLLDEHGGSTARLTAVRERLDEVMFAPMGEDRDMGAILDDLCRQMADALPEIETP from the coding sequence ATGAATCCTGGGGAAACCGTGCTGCCGCCCCAACTGCGTGAGGAGATCGCGCTCCTCGCCGTCTATCTGCTCAGCAGCGGCCGCGGACTCCTGGAGGAGCCGGCCGACTACGGAATTTACCGCTGTACCGACGGGGCCCGTCGGGCGCTCCAACTCCTCGACGAACACGGCGGGAGCACGGCACGGCTGACCGCCGTCCGCGAGCGTCTCGACGAGGTCATGTTCGCGCCGATGGGCGAGGACCGGGACATGGGCGCGATTCTGGACGACCTGTGTCGCCAAATGGCAGACGCTCTTCCGGAAATTGAAACCCCCTGA
- a CDS encoding nitroreductase family protein, producing MPDAWTVLKTRTAVRNYAKEPVDDALIEQLLEAMLAAPTASNRQAWSFMVVRRPAAVRRLRAFSPGVLGTPAFFVVACVDRSLTDNLSPKLSQKIYDTSKLCVAMAVENLLLAAHAAGLGGCPVGSFRSDIVTSMLGIPEHIEPMLVVPIGRPATALVPSQRRAKNEVVNYESWGNRAAAPTA from the coding sequence TTGCCGGACGCGTGGACGGTCCTCAAAACCCGTACCGCCGTCCGCAATTACGCGAAAGAGCCGGTCGACGACGCGCTGATCGAGCAGCTGTTGGAGGCCATGCTCGCCGCGCCGACCGCCTCCAACCGGCAGGCGTGGTCGTTCATGGTGGTGCGCAGGCCCGCCGCGGTCCGCCGGCTGCGCGCGTTCTCGCCCGGGGTGCTGGGAACCCCCGCCTTCTTCGTCGTGGCCTGCGTCGACCGCAGTCTGACCGACAACCTCTCCCCGAAGCTCTCGCAGAAGATCTACGACACCAGCAAGCTCTGTGTCGCCATGGCGGTGGAGAACCTGCTGCTCGCGGCGCACGCGGCCGGCCTGGGCGGATGCCCGGTGGGCAGCTTCAGGTCCGACATCGTCACCAGCATGCTCGGTATCCCGGAACACATCGAGCCGATGCTCGTGGTCCCGATCGGCCGTCCCGCGACAGCCCTCGTCCCCTCCCAGCGCCGCGCCAAGAATGAGGTCGTCAACTATGAATCCTGGGGAAACCGTGCTGCCGCCCCAACTGCGTGA